A section of the Parasteatoda tepidariorum isolate YZ-2023 chromosome 6, CAS_Ptep_4.0, whole genome shotgun sequence genome encodes:
- the LOC107439248 gene encoding U20-hexatoxin-Hi1a, with protein MKVYIVLLVLSVIAVALADHPACNKQRKEAQQSKDPNAYVPNCYPNGDYKAEQCRKSEGGTLFCFCVNKAGEPQGPPKQGHRSDCH; from the exons ATGAAGGTTTACATTGTTCTACTTGTCCTCAGCGTCATTGCTGTTGCTTTAGCTGATCATCCAGCATGCAATAAACAGCGAAAAGAGGCACAGCAGTCAA agGATCCCAATGCCTATGTTCCTAATTGCTATCCCAATGGTGATTATAAAGCAGAGCAGTGCAGGAAAAGCGAGGGCGGAACATTGTTCTGTTTCTGTGTGAACAAAGCAGGAGAACCTCAAGGTCCACCCAAGCAAGGACACCGAAGCGACTGCCATTAG